In Sphaeramia orbicularis chromosome 7, fSphaOr1.1, whole genome shotgun sequence, one genomic interval encodes:
- the LOC115422544 gene encoding protein phosphatase 1 regulatory subunit 12B-like isoform X3, translating into MSSYYPRSKDLTRTRKSVTDSPPSSPSLTDKNYRHDRLSRYDSSGETATDKPLGRTSSYTRRETRLAALNRQEPDTSTKDYKKMYEEALHENEKLKTRLKDSKQELAKLRSQLEKVTQRQDRISERSTVLESEKREKQALEKRVSDMEEELKDPPLRFRCGYQP; encoded by the exons ATGTCATCTTACTACCCACGCTCCAAGGATCTGACTCGCACCAGGAAGTCAGTGACAGATTCTCCACCGTCCTCTCCGTCACTCACAGACAAAAACTACAGA caTGATAGACTGTCAAG ATATGACTCAAGTGGAGAAACTGCAACTGACAAACCACTGGGTCGAACCAGCTCGTATACAAGGAGGGAGACGAGGCTGGCGGCTCTGAACAGACAAGAGCCAGACACCTCCACCAAAGACTATAAGAAG ATGTACGAGGAGGCTTTACATGAGAATGAAAAGCTTAAGACAAGGTTAAAGGACAGCAAACAAGAGCTAGCCAAGTTACGCTCCCAGCTGGAGAAAGTCACTCAG AGACAGGACAGGATATCAGAGAGATCTACAGTACTTGAATCGGAAAAGAGG GAAAAACAAGCTCTTGAAAAAAGAGTCTCAGACATGGAGGAAGAATTAAAG GACCCCCCACTGCGGTTTCGCTGTGGGTACCAGCCCTGA
- the LOC115422544 gene encoding protein phosphatase 1 regulatory subunit 12A-like isoform X2: MSSYYPRSKDLTRTRKSVTDSPPSSPSLTDKNYRHDRLSRYDSSGETATDKPLGRTSSYTRRETRLAALNRQEPDTSTKDYKKMYEEALHENEKLKTRLKDSKQELAKLRSQLEKVTQRQDRISERSTVLESEKREKQALEKRVSDMEEELKQDPPLRFRCGYQP; encoded by the exons ATGTCATCTTACTACCCACGCTCCAAGGATCTGACTCGCACCAGGAAGTCAGTGACAGATTCTCCACCGTCCTCTCCGTCACTCACAGACAAAAACTACAGA caTGATAGACTGTCAAG ATATGACTCAAGTGGAGAAACTGCAACTGACAAACCACTGGGTCGAACCAGCTCGTATACAAGGAGGGAGACGAGGCTGGCGGCTCTGAACAGACAAGAGCCAGACACCTCCACCAAAGACTATAAGAAG ATGTACGAGGAGGCTTTACATGAGAATGAAAAGCTTAAGACAAGGTTAAAGGACAGCAAACAAGAGCTAGCCAAGTTACGCTCCCAGCTGGAGAAAGTCACTCAG AGACAGGACAGGATATCAGAGAGATCTACAGTACTTGAATCGGAAAAGAGG GAAAAACAAGCTCTTGAAAAAAGAGTCTCAGACATGGAGGAAGAATTAAAG CAGGACCCCCCACTGCGGTTTCGCTGTGGGTACCAGCCCTGA
- the LOC115422450 gene encoding protein phosphatase 1 regulatory subunit 12A-like, which produces MQAFVPRLYLTPVRDEEAESQRKAKSRHARQTRRSTQGVTLTELKEAQKTSSLSPPDRQPEDGDSLDDRSCLRKGVTDDRRVKISLTESVEPTMNSSKFCIIDKQGNTEPRLETVFECPSFSHSSTIGSCVLPYSSNINNDSFIAGERWWKDENQNPIEDPAHLTCVTKQQLRRHYCDDEESDHSGAELVKTLTLNLITNP; this is translated from the exons ATGCAAGCGTTTGTTCCCAG GCTGTATCTCACCCCAGTCCGTGATGAAGAGGCAGAGTCTCAGAGGAAAGCGAAATCTCGTCACGCCAGACAGACCCGCAGGTCAACACAG GGTGTGACGCTAACAGAGTTAAAAGAGGCTCAGAAGACCAGCAGCTTGTCTCCTCCAGACAGACAGCCAGAGGATGGAGACTCTCTGGATGACAGGTCTTGTCTCAGGAAAGGTGTGACAGATGACAGGAGAGTCAAAATAAGCCTGACAGAATCTGTGGAACCAACGATGAATAGCTCCAAATTTTGCATAATCGACAAG CAGGGGAACACTGAACCCAGGTTAGAAACAGTTTTTGAGTGTCCAAGCTTTTCACATTCATCTACTATTGGATCGTGTGTTCTTCCATACTCTTCCAATATCAACAATGACTCCTTCATAG CTGGTGAGCGATGGTGGAAGGATGAAAATCAGAACCCTATTGAAGACCCGGCACACCTGACCTGTGTAACAAAACAGCAACTGAGACGACACTATTGTGATGATGAAGAGTCAGATCACAGTGGTGCAGAg CTTGTGAAAACGCTGACCCTGAACCTCATCACAAATCCTTAG
- the LOC115422543 gene encoding fibrous sheath CABYR-binding protein isoform X3, with protein MTAKHRKGKSNHKHEDNFFKNEILESEVRAGGNNYTLLLVLYLIVVIGGLTGAWFCFQQHQTLTYLTDNLMGLQMKIVKLQSSHEEVRLSSGKQQISESLESRLNSLEESYSLAQKQVGMALATAEQLKTSDLPAQVLSLHTEMKTRLAEMQQATVSVEQLSQVQTVLNGKSEDFEGLRLQVEALAALIAELSQKVEVLAGSLGEANSKLEDKSGEVAMLTEALDGQAAEVLRLKEQLDVYQGHVEASTPEETTVSELPDAELSPQPDVEEQLDAPMEESPTPAEPELTEEETSPEASEEEENLGATDEEVTEAEAEEQGEVTEEETATQEEAPVEEESAPVESAPAEEEETEKVEATEPEKEGVNVEEELPVEEAKLEEDDQKAEVEVQEEIQEAAVEEEVSEKEEAPEESTPEDDHKVEEEEAVEESAPEEDKAEDEMASEGETETEENLKVEEVEEQLDVADKDEGHSEDVPEEEEGNEPVEDVLPNALPEDE; from the exons ATGACAGCCAAGCATCGGAAAGGGAAAAGCAATCACAAACATGAAGATAACTTCTTCAAAAATGAAATTCTGGAGTCAGAAGTTCGCGCAGGGGGGAATAATTACACCCTGCTGCTGGTTTTATATCTTATTGTTGTGATTGGAGGTCTCACTGGCGCATGGTTCTGTTTCCAGCAGCACCAAACTTTAACCTACTTGACAGACAATCTCATGGGTTTGCAGATGAAGATAGTGAAATTACAATCCTCTCACGAAGAAGTAAGACTGTCGAGTGGCAAG cagCAGATTTCAGAGAGCCTGGAGAGTCGCCTAAATTCACTGGAGGAGTCGTACTCACTGGCCCAGAAGCAGGTGGGCATGGCCTTGGCTACAGCCGAACAGCTCAAGACATCCGACCTTCCTGCTCAAGTGTTGTCGCTCCACACTGAGATGAAAACTCGCCTGGCTGAGATGCAACAAGCTACTGTGTCTGTGGAGCAGCTGAGCCAGGTCCAGACCGTGCTGAATGGGAAGAGCGAAGACTTTGAGGGTCTCAGGCTTCAGGTGGAGGCGCTGGCTGCACTGATCGCCGAATTATCGCAGAAAGTCGAGGTCTTAGCAGGGAGCCTGGGAGAAGCGAATTCGAAACTGGAGGATAAGTCTGGAGAGGTGGCCATGCTGACTGAGGCTCTGGATGGACAGGCTGCTGAGGTGCTCAGATTGAAGGAGCAGCTGGACGTCTACCAGGGTCATGTGGAGGCCAGCACCCCGGAGGAAACCACTGTCAG TGAGTTACCTGATGCTGAACTGTCACCACAGcccgatgtggaggagcagctcgATGCG CCAATGGAGGAAAGTCCAACTCCTGCTGAGCCTGAACTGACTGAAGAAGAAACATCTCCAGaagcaagtgaagaagaagaaaatcttGGTGCAACAGATGAAGAGGTAACTGAGGCCGAGGCAGAAGAGCAAGGAGAGGTAACTGAAGAGGAAACAGCTACACAAGAGGAAGCTCCAGTTGAAGAGGAATCTGCACCAGTAGAAAGCGCCCCTGCAGAGGAGGAG GAAACAGAGAAGGTTGAGGCAACAGAACCAGAAAAGGAGGGTGTAAATGTTGAAGAGGAGCTGCCTGTAGAGGAGGCAAAGCTGGAAGAAGACGACCAGAAAGCAGAGGTAGAGGTTCAGGAGGAGATCCAGGAGGCAGCAGTAGAAGAAGAGGTATCGGAAAAGGAGGAAGCACCGGAGGAGTCGACACCAGAGGATGACCacaaagtagaagaagaagaggcagtgGAGGAGTCTGCTCCAGAGGAAGACAAAGCAGAAGACGAAATGGCATCTGAAGGAGAGACTGAGACAGAGGAGAATCTTAAAGTAGAAGAGGTGGAAGAACAACTAGATGTAGCAGATAAAGATGAGGGTCACAGTGAAGATGTgccagaggaggaagaggggaacGAACCAGTAGAAGATGTTTTACCAAATGCTTTACCAGAGGATGAAT ag
- the LOC115422543 gene encoding fibrous sheath CABYR-binding protein isoform X2: protein MTAKHRKGKSNHKHEDNFFKNEILESEVRAGGNNYTLLLVLYLIVVIGGLTGAWFCFQQHQTLTYLTDNLMGLQMKIVKLQSSHEEVRLSSGKQISESLESRLNSLEESYSLAQKQVGMALATAEQLKTSDLPAQVLSLHTEMKTRLAEMQQATVSVEQLSQVQTVLNGKSEDFEGLRLQVEALAALIAELSQKVEVLAGSLGEANSKLEDKSGEVAMLTEALDGQAAEVLRLKEQLDVYQGHVEASTPEETTVSELPDAELSPQPDVEEQLDAPMEESPTPAEPELTEEETSPEASEEEENLGATDEEVTEAEAEEQGEVTEEETATQEEAPVEEESAPVESAPAEEEVVDQVGQDLTGVAETEKVEATEPEKEGVNVEEELPVEEAKLEEDDQKAEVEVQEEIQEAAVEEEVSEKEEAPEESTPEDDHKVEEEEAVEESAPEEDKAEDEMASEGETETEENLKVEEVEEQLDVADKDEGHSEDVPEEEEGNEPVEDVLPNALPEDE from the exons ATGACAGCCAAGCATCGGAAAGGGAAAAGCAATCACAAACATGAAGATAACTTCTTCAAAAATGAAATTCTGGAGTCAGAAGTTCGCGCAGGGGGGAATAATTACACCCTGCTGCTGGTTTTATATCTTATTGTTGTGATTGGAGGTCTCACTGGCGCATGGTTCTGTTTCCAGCAGCACCAAACTTTAACCTACTTGACAGACAATCTCATGGGTTTGCAGATGAAGATAGTGAAATTACAATCCTCTCACGAAGAAGTAAGACTGTCGAGTGGCAAG CAGATTTCAGAGAGCCTGGAGAGTCGCCTAAATTCACTGGAGGAGTCGTACTCACTGGCCCAGAAGCAGGTGGGCATGGCCTTGGCTACAGCCGAACAGCTCAAGACATCCGACCTTCCTGCTCAAGTGTTGTCGCTCCACACTGAGATGAAAACTCGCCTGGCTGAGATGCAACAAGCTACTGTGTCTGTGGAGCAGCTGAGCCAGGTCCAGACCGTGCTGAATGGGAAGAGCGAAGACTTTGAGGGTCTCAGGCTTCAGGTGGAGGCGCTGGCTGCACTGATCGCCGAATTATCGCAGAAAGTCGAGGTCTTAGCAGGGAGCCTGGGAGAAGCGAATTCGAAACTGGAGGATAAGTCTGGAGAGGTGGCCATGCTGACTGAGGCTCTGGATGGACAGGCTGCTGAGGTGCTCAGATTGAAGGAGCAGCTGGACGTCTACCAGGGTCATGTGGAGGCCAGCACCCCGGAGGAAACCACTGTCAG TGAGTTACCTGATGCTGAACTGTCACCACAGcccgatgtggaggagcagctcgATGCG CCAATGGAGGAAAGTCCAACTCCTGCTGAGCCTGAACTGACTGAAGAAGAAACATCTCCAGaagcaagtgaagaagaagaaaatcttGGTGCAACAGATGAAGAGGTAACTGAGGCCGAGGCAGAAGAGCAAGGAGAGGTAACTGAAGAGGAAACAGCTACACAAGAGGAAGCTCCAGTTGAAGAGGAATCTGCACCAGTAGAAAGCGCCCCTGCAGAGGAGGAGGTGGTTGATCAGGTTGGACAGGATTTGACTGGTGTTGCAGAAACAGAGAAGGTTGAGGCAACAGAACCAGAAAAGGAGGGTGTAAATGTTGAAGAGGAGCTGCCTGTAGAGGAGGCAAAGCTGGAAGAAGACGACCAGAAAGCAGAGGTAGAGGTTCAGGAGGAGATCCAGGAGGCAGCAGTAGAAGAAGAGGTATCGGAAAAGGAGGAAGCACCGGAGGAGTCGACACCAGAGGATGACCacaaagtagaagaagaagaggcagtgGAGGAGTCTGCTCCAGAGGAAGACAAAGCAGAAGACGAAATGGCATCTGAAGGAGAGACTGAGACAGAGGAGAATCTTAAAGTAGAAGAGGTGGAAGAACAACTAGATGTAGCAGATAAAGATGAGGGTCACAGTGAAGATGTgccagaggaggaagaggggaacGAACCAGTAGAAGATGTTTTACCAAATGCTTTACCAGAGGATGAAT ag
- the LOC115422543 gene encoding fibrous sheath CABYR-binding protein isoform X1, protein MTAKHRKGKSNHKHEDNFFKNEILESEVRAGGNNYTLLLVLYLIVVIGGLTGAWFCFQQHQTLTYLTDNLMGLQMKIVKLQSSHEEVRLSSGKQQISESLESRLNSLEESYSLAQKQVGMALATAEQLKTSDLPAQVLSLHTEMKTRLAEMQQATVSVEQLSQVQTVLNGKSEDFEGLRLQVEALAALIAELSQKVEVLAGSLGEANSKLEDKSGEVAMLTEALDGQAAEVLRLKEQLDVYQGHVEASTPEETTVSELPDAELSPQPDVEEQLDAPMEESPTPAEPELTEEETSPEASEEEENLGATDEEVTEAEAEEQGEVTEEETATQEEAPVEEESAPVESAPAEEEVVDQVGQDLTGVAETEKVEATEPEKEGVNVEEELPVEEAKLEEDDQKAEVEVQEEIQEAAVEEEVSEKEEAPEESTPEDDHKVEEEEAVEESAPEEDKAEDEMASEGETETEENLKVEEVEEQLDVADKDEGHSEDVPEEEEGNEPVEDVLPNALPEDE, encoded by the exons ATGACAGCCAAGCATCGGAAAGGGAAAAGCAATCACAAACATGAAGATAACTTCTTCAAAAATGAAATTCTGGAGTCAGAAGTTCGCGCAGGGGGGAATAATTACACCCTGCTGCTGGTTTTATATCTTATTGTTGTGATTGGAGGTCTCACTGGCGCATGGTTCTGTTTCCAGCAGCACCAAACTTTAACCTACTTGACAGACAATCTCATGGGTTTGCAGATGAAGATAGTGAAATTACAATCCTCTCACGAAGAAGTAAGACTGTCGAGTGGCAAG cagCAGATTTCAGAGAGCCTGGAGAGTCGCCTAAATTCACTGGAGGAGTCGTACTCACTGGCCCAGAAGCAGGTGGGCATGGCCTTGGCTACAGCCGAACAGCTCAAGACATCCGACCTTCCTGCTCAAGTGTTGTCGCTCCACACTGAGATGAAAACTCGCCTGGCTGAGATGCAACAAGCTACTGTGTCTGTGGAGCAGCTGAGCCAGGTCCAGACCGTGCTGAATGGGAAGAGCGAAGACTTTGAGGGTCTCAGGCTTCAGGTGGAGGCGCTGGCTGCACTGATCGCCGAATTATCGCAGAAAGTCGAGGTCTTAGCAGGGAGCCTGGGAGAAGCGAATTCGAAACTGGAGGATAAGTCTGGAGAGGTGGCCATGCTGACTGAGGCTCTGGATGGACAGGCTGCTGAGGTGCTCAGATTGAAGGAGCAGCTGGACGTCTACCAGGGTCATGTGGAGGCCAGCACCCCGGAGGAAACCACTGTCAG TGAGTTACCTGATGCTGAACTGTCACCACAGcccgatgtggaggagcagctcgATGCG CCAATGGAGGAAAGTCCAACTCCTGCTGAGCCTGAACTGACTGAAGAAGAAACATCTCCAGaagcaagtgaagaagaagaaaatcttGGTGCAACAGATGAAGAGGTAACTGAGGCCGAGGCAGAAGAGCAAGGAGAGGTAACTGAAGAGGAAACAGCTACACAAGAGGAAGCTCCAGTTGAAGAGGAATCTGCACCAGTAGAAAGCGCCCCTGCAGAGGAGGAGGTGGTTGATCAGGTTGGACAGGATTTGACTGGTGTTGCAGAAACAGAGAAGGTTGAGGCAACAGAACCAGAAAAGGAGGGTGTAAATGTTGAAGAGGAGCTGCCTGTAGAGGAGGCAAAGCTGGAAGAAGACGACCAGAAAGCAGAGGTAGAGGTTCAGGAGGAGATCCAGGAGGCAGCAGTAGAAGAAGAGGTATCGGAAAAGGAGGAAGCACCGGAGGAGTCGACACCAGAGGATGACCacaaagtagaagaagaagaggcagtgGAGGAGTCTGCTCCAGAGGAAGACAAAGCAGAAGACGAAATGGCATCTGAAGGAGAGACTGAGACAGAGGAGAATCTTAAAGTAGAAGAGGTGGAAGAACAACTAGATGTAGCAGATAAAGATGAGGGTCACAGTGAAGATGTgccagaggaggaagaggggaacGAACCAGTAGAAGATGTTTTACCAAATGCTTTACCAGAGGATGAAT ag